In the genome of Gammaproteobacteria bacterium, one region contains:
- a CDS encoding flagellar brake protein — MSDYQEVTGDGPVLRILDRIRQHHALIHVRIKEKSNPWSSAIISVDTANRTWQFDELPSAEDHRLLLKERRCSIETRLDGVAIKFQAEVSSSGSDEKGLVYYQAPPPRFVHVYQRRSNFRAPIVPSQQATVTFSIPSVAMMRGRIRDVSMGGIGVSFTSWTQVLESGLQIPRSTITFPDGKTIYCGLKVCFVRRGSFGMTMGARFTEISRDAQKQVNSFVAFLDREQAKRGRLR, encoded by the coding sequence ATGTCAGATTATCAAGAAGTTACTGGTGATGGACCGGTCCTACGCATACTCGATCGCATCCGCCAACATCACGCCCTCATCCATGTTCGAATCAAAGAGAAGTCCAATCCGTGGAGCAGCGCGATTATTTCCGTGGACACCGCAAACCGCACCTGGCAATTCGACGAATTACCCTCTGCCGAGGATCATCGTCTTTTGCTCAAGGAGCGACGCTGCTCGATAGAGACACGTTTGGACGGTGTGGCGATCAAATTTCAGGCGGAGGTATCCAGTTCGGGCAGTGACGAGAAAGGATTAGTCTATTACCAGGCTCCGCCCCCACGGTTTGTGCATGTTTATCAGCGCCGTTCCAATTTCCGTGCGCCTATCGTGCCTAGCCAGCAGGCCACCGTGACTTTCTCTATTCCTAGCGTAGCTATGATGCGTGGTCGTATCCGTGACGTTTCAATGGGCGGGATCGGGGTCTCTTTCACAAGCTGGACTCAAGTCCTAGAGAGTGGCCTCCAGATCCCCCGTAGTACGATTACGTTTCCCGACGGTAAGACGATCTACTGTGGGCTGAAGGTGTGTTTCGTGCGCCGTGGTAGCTTTGGTATGACCATGGGGGCGCGTTTTACCGAAATTTCTCGCGACGCGCAGAAACAAGTCAATAGTTTTGTCGCATTCCTCGACCGTGAACAAGCAAAACGTGGTCGGCTTCGTTAG
- a CDS encoding conserved hypothetical protein (Evidence 4 : Unknown function but conserved in other organisms), with amino-acid sequence MTLSSYPAIPDTRGSHHRGSKGFTLLEMVVVITVISVLGVVILERFLRYREMAEMTAMEQVAGIVRSAMVLRVSSLLVHHQMSRIEAMPQENPMKWLAEKPSNYQGERYDPDPHELVAGSWYYDLKNSELVYLPDWGRYFIPGPDGQKWIRFKVELVYTDIEDATQPEDNVDKEGEAKKTEEEHRNRIAGVVLNLTRPYQWF; translated from the coding sequence GTGACATTGTCCAGTTACCCAGCGATCCCAGACACTCGTGGAAGCCATCATCGAGGGAGCAAGGGTTTTACGCTACTCGAAATGGTCGTGGTAATTACCGTCATCAGTGTACTAGGGGTCGTTATTCTGGAACGATTCTTGCGTTACCGGGAAATGGCCGAGATGACGGCGATGGAGCAGGTTGCGGGGATCGTGCGGAGCGCGATGGTGTTGCGCGTCTCCTCCCTGTTAGTACACCACCAGATGAGCCGGATTGAGGCAATGCCTCAGGAAAATCCGATGAAATGGCTCGCTGAGAAGCCCAGTAATTATCAAGGAGAACGCTACGATCCGGATCCGCACGAGTTAGTCGCAGGCTCGTGGTATTACGATCTAAAAAACTCGGAACTGGTTTATCTTCCTGATTGGGGGCGTTACTTCATTCCTGGCCCGGATGGTCAGAAATGGATACGATTCAAGGTGGAGTTGGTGTATACCGATATCGAAGACGCTACACAACCAGAGGATAACGTTGATAAAGAAGGCGAGGCCAAAAAGACCGAGGAAGAGCATAGGAATAGGATCGCTGGAGTTGTCTTGAACCTCACCCGTCCATATCAATGGTTTTGA
- a CDS encoding hypothetical protein (Evidence 5 : Unknown function) yields the protein MHRKVETNTFVVSKGKWTHILDAIYGHTKNFTPLLYINLTREGRMTALS from the coding sequence TTGCACAGAAAAGTAGAAACGAACACTTTCGTCGTATCCAAAGGAAAATGGACACACATCTTAGATGCAATTTATGGCCACACGAAAAATTTCACACCTCTACTATACATCAACCTAACACGAGAGGGACGCATGACCGCATTGTCCTAG
- a CDS encoding Type II secretion system protein translates to MRKEAGFTLIELIMVIVILAVLAVTALPKFFNLKTDAEASALAGVAGSLSAASSINYAARSLSTANGTAIGSCQAVANALVEGALPSGYSISTLTLTISDGSTKSCKLTGPNGTAHFTAIKTS, encoded by the coding sequence ATGCGTAAAGAAGCTGGTTTTACGTTAATTGAATTGATTATGGTGATCGTGATTTTAGCGGTCCTGGCGGTTACCGCATTGCCGAAGTTTTTCAACTTGAAAACGGATGCAGAGGCATCAGCATTAGCGGGTGTGGCAGGATCCCTGAGTGCAGCGTCATCAATTAACTATGCGGCGCGAAGCCTCAGTACCGCAAATGGGACAGCGATCGGTAGCTGCCAAGCCGTGGCAAACGCCTTGGTTGAAGGTGCATTACCTAGCGGCTATTCCATAAGTACGTTAACGTTAACAATTTCTGATGGAAGTACCAAGTCCTGCAAACTTACTGGTCCTAATGGAACTGCACACTTCACTGCCATTAAGACTAGCTAA
- a CDS encoding protein O-mannosyl-transferase, which produces MRSVNIPPYALTILQWLFLALLATLAYLPGLDGSFTFDDISNIVFNPKIHATDLFSTLDALHSPFSSNRPLAMLSFALNHWRGGLDSSGYHLVNLLLHIANAVLLLRLSELLLNSVPSDGANVLYQKRQVAFWGTVLWMLNPVQVHAVTYVVQRMTVLATSFYLLALIAYVSHRQGRLTLRATVVAIALCFFLGMASKEIVATLPFALLLVEIIFFDGLSRQIVIWLGGSALAIFAVLAWLYLPNQWAGLFITLPDRNFSPWERVLTEARVLWYYLSLLSFPLPGRLLVSYENYPLSHSLLNPPTTLLAIVGLMGLGVGTWQLRRRTPFLAFSLLFFLLASSLEASFVNIEIAFLHRIYLPSLFLTIGLLAAVPLRFATRIMPLLLLLTVALAIGTQQRNESWVTEAGLWQGDLRNGDKTTRTILNLAIGLGDIGRAAEAIPLLEQTLSQTNDPGSRLRTLLLLGRSNYYTGHCDRALPFLERLHQEFGSWTEARFFEGICLLEEGRNDEASTIANEQITDRLGHYYGIVLQAQLAQRAGDHVQARTLLTEALVTLPQKQLSIRTLLRLHLANLELSEKQPQAAYQLYLQIIEDTPDNYFAWTQIYHMQMAANDREHAAKIRIFLESRGIKIEKER; this is translated from the coding sequence ATGCGTTCTGTCAACATCCCGCCGTACGCCTTGACCATCCTCCAATGGTTGTTTCTTGCCCTCCTCGCTACTCTTGCCTACCTACCTGGACTGGACGGAAGCTTTACCTTCGATGACATTAGCAACATTGTCTTCAATCCGAAGATACATGCAACCGATCTCTTCTCCACCCTCGATGCATTACACTCACCGTTTTCTTCTAACCGTCCTCTGGCCATGCTCAGCTTTGCCCTGAATCATTGGCGGGGTGGATTGGATAGTTCCGGTTATCACTTAGTTAATCTGTTACTACACATCGCTAATGCTGTTCTCCTACTACGGTTGAGCGAGCTATTACTTAATAGTGTTCCCAGCGATGGCGCCAATGTCCTATACCAAAAACGGCAAGTAGCTTTTTGGGGAACCGTGCTGTGGATGTTAAACCCGGTTCAGGTTCATGCGGTAACCTATGTTGTTCAACGGATGACGGTACTCGCCACGAGTTTCTATCTATTGGCGCTGATTGCCTATGTATCCCATCGCCAAGGTCGTCTCACGCTACGTGCCACGGTAGTAGCAATTGCTCTTTGTTTCTTTCTGGGTATGGCGAGCAAAGAGATCGTGGCCACTCTGCCCTTTGCGCTGTTGCTAGTGGAGATCATTTTTTTTGATGGCCTTTCGCGCCAAATAGTTATTTGGCTTGGTGGCAGTGCGTTAGCTATATTCGCAGTACTTGCTTGGCTTTATCTTCCGAATCAGTGGGCAGGGCTCTTTATTACTCTGCCAGATCGTAATTTCTCACCATGGGAACGGGTGCTAACTGAAGCGCGAGTACTTTGGTATTACCTATCGCTGCTCTCTTTTCCATTACCAGGGCGCTTATTGGTTAGTTACGAGAATTATCCGTTGTCTCATTCTTTGCTTAATCCTCCCACTACCTTATTGGCTATCGTGGGTCTGATGGGGCTTGGGGTCGGTACATGGCAACTACGCCGTAGGACTCCATTCTTGGCATTTTCCTTACTCTTCTTTCTATTGGCATCTTCCTTAGAAGCCTCTTTTGTCAATATCGAAATCGCCTTTCTCCATCGCATCTATCTTCCCTCGCTTTTTCTGACAATCGGTCTGTTGGCCGCCGTACCGCTACGTTTTGCTACGCGAATTATGCCGCTTTTATTATTGCTGACGGTGGCATTAGCCATAGGTACGCAACAACGCAACGAAAGCTGGGTCACCGAGGCCGGCTTGTGGCAGGGAGATTTACGTAACGGCGATAAAACGACACGAACTATTCTTAATCTGGCAATTGGGCTCGGTGATATTGGGCGGGCTGCAGAAGCGATACCACTATTAGAGCAAACCCTCTCCCAGACCAATGATCCAGGGAGTCGGTTGCGGACCCTGCTGTTATTGGGACGCTCTAATTATTACACTGGCCATTGCGATCGAGCGCTTCCTTTTCTGGAGAGGCTACACCAAGAATTTGGCAGTTGGACCGAGGCTCGTTTTTTTGAAGGAATCTGTCTACTAGAAGAAGGACGGAATGACGAGGCAAGCACAATTGCGAATGAACAGATTACCGACCGACTTGGTCACTATTATGGTATCGTGTTACAGGCGCAACTTGCACAACGTGCCGGCGATCATGTCCAAGCGCGGACCCTACTTACCGAGGCATTGGTCACTCTCCCGCAAAAACAACTAAGTATCCGTACCCTGTTGCGCCTCCATCTCGCTAATCTCGAACTGTCGGAGAAACAACCACAGGCGGCCTATCAACTCTATCTTCAGATTATCGAGGACACCCCCGATAACTATTTCGCTTGGACCCAGATCTACCATATGCAGATGGCGGCAAACGATCGCGAACACGCCGCGAAGATCAGAATTTTTCTGGAGTCACGGGGGATAAAGATCGAGAAGGAAAGATAA
- a CDS encoding single-strand selective monofunctional uracil DNA glycosylase, whose product MPTLIDIAKDLADAVEDMTFSAPVSYVYNPLRYAWAPHAEYLTRFGEGRKNVILLGMNPGPFGMAQTGVPFGEVDLVRGWLGIEAPVERPRHEHPKRPVDGFACRRHEVSGQRLWGWARERCKTPERFFADFFVVNYCPLVFMEESGRNHTPDKLPTAERTALFALCDRALAATVETLGVQQVIGVGRFAEGRASVALAGRPVTVGVVPHPSPANPAANQGWARLMDARLTELGIPCGALR is encoded by the coding sequence ATGCCCACCCTTATTGATATTGCTAAAGACTTGGCCGACGCTGTTGAGGACATGACCTTTTCCGCACCAGTGAGCTACGTCTACAACCCATTGCGCTACGCATGGGCGCCACACGCCGAATATCTAACACGCTTTGGTGAGGGACGAAAAAACGTGATACTGCTAGGGATGAATCCTGGTCCCTTTGGTATGGCCCAAACCGGCGTACCCTTCGGTGAGGTGGATTTGGTGCGTGGCTGGTTAGGCATCGAGGCCCCCGTAGAGCGGCCACGACATGAGCACCCCAAGCGACCGGTGGATGGCTTCGCTTGTCGTCGCCACGAGGTAAGCGGCCAGCGGCTATGGGGCTGGGCACGAGAACGTTGCAAAACACCGGAACGATTCTTCGCGGATTTCTTCGTGGTGAACTATTGTCCCCTGGTATTCATGGAGGAATCAGGACGCAATCACACACCAGACAAGCTCCCAACCGCAGAACGCACGGCGCTGTTCGCGTTGTGCGATCGCGCACTCGCCGCTACGGTGGAGACTCTGGGAGTACAACAGGTAATCGGGGTGGGACGTTTCGCGGAGGGTCGTGCGAGCGTGGCATTGGCAGGCCGACCAGTAACCGTGGGCGTGGTACCGCATCCAAGTCCAGCCAATCCCGCCGCCAATCAGGGGTGGGCACGATTAATGGATGCACGTTTGACCGAATTAGGAATTCCGTGTGGCGCCTTACGTTGA
- a CDS encoding conserved hypothetical protein (Evidence 4 : Unknown function but conserved in other organisms): MKKLIRTDLFSLEQYVVARPAFRERVIVHKKTRLVPIGPNATVQFEDRLTMQYQVQEMLRVERLYRPEEIQGELDTYNSLIPEGSDWRATFFIEYPDAEERRRNLERLINIEHRVWVRVAGCEVVYAIADEDVPRGTERKTSAVHFLRFDLTPLMITAVKTGAALALGIDHSHYCYALDPIPEVICASLAADLD; encoded by the coding sequence TTGAAAAAATTAATCCGCACCGATCTCTTTTCTTTGGAACAGTATGTCGTGGCTCGTCCTGCTTTTAGGGAACGGGTTATTGTCCACAAAAAAACGCGATTGGTTCCGATAGGTCCTAACGCTACTGTTCAATTTGAAGATCGTCTCACCATGCAGTATCAGGTCCAAGAGATGCTGCGGGTAGAGCGTCTCTACCGACCTGAAGAAATCCAAGGGGAGTTGGATACCTACAATTCTTTAATCCCAGAGGGGAGTGATTGGCGGGCCACCTTTTTCATTGAATATCCAGACGCTGAGGAACGGCGCCGTAATTTGGAGCGGTTGATTAATATCGAGCATCGAGTCTGGGTACGTGTCGCTGGTTGCGAGGTGGTATATGCCATCGCGGATGAGGATGTGCCGCGTGGAACGGAGCGAAAAACCTCTGCGGTACATTTTCTACGTTTTGATCTGACGCCGTTGATGATTACGGCGGTCAAAACTGGGGCGGCCCTTGCGTTGGGAATCGATCACTCTCACTATTGTTACGCCCTTGATCCGATCCCCGAGGTCATTTGCGCCTCCCTGGCGGCGGATTTGGATTGA
- a CDS encoding glycerol-3-phosphate dehydrogenase subunit C, producing the protein MSASSEEQTHEGGLEAPSRHPLDWHNPDFYDEGALFAELERVFDVCNGCRRCFSLCHAFPTLFDAIDDSEDGDVEGLERTVHWQVVEHCYLCDVCYLIKCPYIAPHPLELDFPHLMLRAKVVKFRKGGTRLRDRLITRTDLVGKFASIPVVSALVNTVNCSATGRKLLDNALEIHPDAVLPRYHSNTLAHRLRKHSAPASMEVRPGTTNKGKVILFGTCYGNYNEPTVGEDLVKVFEHNGIPVQFMEDSRCCGMPKLELGDLIGVVAAKEYNIPRLAALVDAGWDIVAPIPSCVLMFKQELPLMFPDDPEVAKVKTAMFDPFEYLMLRHKDKLLNTDFKKPLGKVAYHIPCHLRVQNLGLKTRDCLMLVPHTDVEVVERCSGHDGTYAIKREFHEISMKIARPLISRVAKLEADWYGSDCPMAGCQIEKGLGGGKPPVAPITLLRMAYGL; encoded by the coding sequence ATGTCCGCATCCAGTGAAGAGCAGACCCACGAAGGTGGTTTGGAGGCCCCTTCTCGCCATCCGTTGGATTGGCACAACCCAGATTTCTACGATGAGGGTGCGCTTTTCGCAGAACTGGAACGGGTTTTTGATGTTTGTAATGGTTGTCGGCGTTGTTTTAGTCTGTGCCATGCCTTTCCGACGTTATTCGATGCGATCGATGATAGCGAGGATGGCGACGTGGAGGGTTTAGAACGTACCGTCCATTGGCAGGTCGTAGAACATTGCTACCTGTGCGACGTGTGCTATCTGATCAAATGCCCGTATATCGCACCACATCCCCTTGAACTTGACTTTCCGCATCTAATGCTGCGCGCCAAAGTGGTGAAGTTTCGTAAAGGTGGAACTCGATTGCGGGATCGTCTGATTACTCGAACGGATCTGGTAGGCAAATTTGCAAGTATTCCGGTGGTCAGTGCGCTAGTCAATACGGTCAATTGTTCCGCTACCGGACGTAAACTTCTGGATAATGCGCTAGAAATCCATCCAGATGCCGTTTTACCAAGATATCATAGTAATACATTGGCCCACCGGTTGAGAAAACATAGCGCGCCCGCTTCAATGGAGGTTCGACCTGGAACGACGAACAAGGGTAAAGTGATCCTGTTTGGTACTTGCTATGGAAATTATAACGAACCCACGGTGGGTGAAGATCTGGTAAAAGTCTTCGAACATAACGGGATCCCGGTGCAATTCATGGAAGATAGTCGTTGTTGCGGAATGCCGAAATTGGAACTTGGTGATTTGATTGGGGTGGTTGCCGCTAAGGAATATAATATCCCTCGCCTTGCCGCGTTGGTGGATGCAGGTTGGGATATCGTGGCCCCGATCCCTTCTTGTGTGCTGATGTTTAAGCAGGAACTACCCTTGATGTTTCCTGATGACCCGGAGGTCGCCAAAGTCAAAACCGCCATGTTTGACCCCTTCGAGTATCTAATGCTACGTCACAAGGATAAATTACTGAATACCGATTTTAAAAAGCCATTAGGAAAGGTGGCTTACCATATACCTTGCCATCTACGTGTTCAGAATCTCGGCTTGAAGACTCGTGATTGTCTTATGCTGGTTCCTCACACTGACGTGGAGGTTGTGGAACGTTGCTCAGGTCACGATGGTACCTATGCGATTAAACGTGAGTTTCATGAGATTTCCATGAAGATTGCTAGGCCGTTAATCAGTCGTGTAGCAAAATTGGAGGCAGATTGGTATGGCAGCGATTGTCCAATGGCTGGCTGCCAGATCGAAAAAGGTTTGGGTGGCGGCAAACCACCGGTTGCCCCGATAACTCTGTTACGCATGGCCTACGGACTCTGA
- a CDS encoding Rubrerythrin produces MSLKGSKTYENLKVAFAEEAQANRRYLYFATKADIEGYNDVSVVFRSTAEGETGHAHGHLEYLEEVGDPATGMPIGGTVDNLRAAIAGETYEYADMYPGMAKSARDEGFEEIADWFETLAKAERSHANRFQRALDNLE; encoded by the coding sequence ATGAGTCTGAAGGGTAGTAAAACCTATGAAAATTTGAAGGTGGCCTTTGCGGAGGAAGCTCAGGCCAATCGTCGTTATCTGTATTTCGCGACGAAGGCAGATATCGAGGGCTACAACGACGTATCTGTAGTATTTCGCTCGACCGCTGAGGGTGAGACCGGCCATGCCCACGGTCATCTGGAATATCTGGAAGAGGTTGGTGATCCTGCGACGGGTATGCCGATTGGGGGAACGGTGGATAATCTGCGGGCGGCCATTGCTGGTGAGACCTATGAATATGCCGATATGTATCCCGGCATGGCAAAGTCTGCCCGCGATGAAGGTTTTGAAGAGATTGCCGATTGGTTCGAAACCCTTGCCAAGGCCGAACGCTCTCATGCCAACCGTTTTCAAAGAGCGTTGGATAACTTGGAATAA
- the xseB gene encoding exodeoxyribonuclease VII subunit XseB gives MTLPTAPPNFEQTLKTLETLVERMERGELSLEQSLQDFEQGVELVRTCRNALDTAEQRVQILIEKEGALTLVDTDFEAQRHGN, from the coding sequence ATGACCCTACCCACCGCCCCCCCCAATTTTGAACAAACCCTCAAAACCCTGGAGACTCTCGTAGAACGCATGGAGCGCGGGGAACTCAGCCTCGAGCAATCGCTTCAGGATTTTGAACAGGGTGTCGAGCTAGTCCGCACCTGTCGCAACGCCCTGGACACAGCTGAGCAACGAGTCCAAATTTTGATCGAGAAGGAGGGCGCACTCACGCTAGTGGACACAGATTTTGAGGCGCAACGCCATGGCAATTGA
- the ispA gene encoding geranyl diphosphate/farnesyl diphosphate synthase, which produces MAIDLSVVDSFVAHCQIRVESTLQHWLPPPQTAPTELHQAMRYAVLGGGKRVRPLLAYATGRTLGVSVETLDAAACAVELIHAYSLVHDDLPLMDNDDLRRGKPTCHRAYSEVTALLAGDALQTLAFYVLAHAPQAPGENRLRIVETLALAAGSRGMAGGQAMDLSAEGQDLTLPELELIHIHKTGALIRASVLSGLYAGSSVNTQYHERLDHYAKCIGLAFQIQDDVLDVEGDTKTLGKRQGADAALEKSTYPAIMGLAAAKKRAAELHEDALESLATFDSSADVLRWLANYIVRRRH; this is translated from the coding sequence ATGGCAATTGATCTTTCGGTGGTAGATAGCTTTGTTGCTCACTGTCAGATCCGGGTCGAGAGCACGCTCCAGCATTGGCTCCCTCCTCCCCAGACCGCCCCCACGGAACTGCACCAAGCCATGCGCTACGCGGTCCTCGGAGGTGGTAAGCGGGTACGTCCGCTGTTGGCCTACGCTACCGGTCGTACTTTAGGGGTCTCCGTTGAAACCTTGGACGCTGCCGCCTGTGCCGTCGAGCTAATCCACGCCTATTCCCTGGTCCATGACGACCTACCGTTGATGGACAACGACGATTTACGCCGTGGTAAGCCCACTTGTCACCGGGCCTACAGTGAAGTCACCGCACTGTTGGCGGGAGATGCCCTACAGACCCTGGCCTTCTATGTCCTGGCCCATGCACCCCAGGCACCCGGCGAGAATCGCCTACGCATAGTCGAGACCCTGGCCCTTGCTGCAGGTTCGCGCGGCATGGCCGGCGGTCAGGCCATGGACCTATCTGCCGAGGGACAGGACCTCACCCTGCCCGAATTGGAACTCATTCATATCCATAAAACCGGCGCGCTCATCCGCGCCAGTGTACTATCTGGCCTCTATGCCGGTTCATCTGTTAATACCCAATACCATGAGCGACTCGACCACTATGCCAAATGCATCGGGCTCGCCTTTCAGATCCAGGATGATGTGCTAGATGTCGAGGGAGATACCAAGACCCTCGGAAAACGACAAGGGGCCGATGCCGCCCTTGAAAAGTCTACCTATCCAGCCATCATGGGTCTTGCCGCAGCTAAAAAACGGGCAGCCGAACTCCATGAGGATGCACTGGAAAGTCTCGCCACCTTCGATAGCTCTGCCGACGTGTTACGCTGGCTTGCCAATTACATCGTGCGTCGCCGCCATTGA
- a CDS encoding conserved hypothetical protein (Evidence 4 : Unknown function but conserved in other organisms) yields the protein MTPTKQPNEHLLHGYNRMIERVKTVLDHSAKREGIAPSLAHAIAAGKDTAVTLQELSREEAERIGKFLRRDIEDAAEYLATSQGDLANWMRFDLELIEERLAEAFLSVADRTRVELSQLAEDARHADEYLTDEVTGPGSLQCTSCNNILCFQETSHIPACPVCQATLFKRLTSESDSPLDSQAA from the coding sequence ATGACTCCCACAAAACAGCCCAACGAACACCTGCTTCACGGTTATAACCGCATGATAGAGCGGGTTAAAACGGTCCTGGATCACAGCGCAAAAAGGGAGGGTATTGCCCCCTCTCTGGCTCATGCCATCGCGGCTGGCAAGGATACGGCGGTAACGCTTCAGGAACTTTCCCGAGAAGAAGCGGAGCGTATTGGAAAATTCCTACGTCGTGATATTGAAGACGCAGCGGAATATCTCGCCACCTCCCAGGGTGACTTGGCGAATTGGATGCGGTTCGATCTGGAACTCATTGAAGAACGCCTGGCAGAGGCATTTCTCAGCGTGGCAGATCGGACTCGTGTGGAACTTTCTCAACTGGCCGAAGATGCCCGCCACGCCGACGAATATCTCACCGATGAGGTAACCGGTCCGGGTAGTCTGCAATGCACCTCGTGCAATAATATTCTCTGCTTCCAGGAAACCTCTCACATCCCCGCTTGCCCAGTATGTCAGGCAACCCTCTTCAAACGCCTCACCAGCGAATCAGATTCTCCCCTCGATTCGCAGGCAGCATAA
- a CDS encoding hypothetical protein (Evidence 5 : Unknown function) gives MGTHPATLLRRVLVGITDKPEVIVVYDRMERNHHNGCAVFRDTRRRSVAGCIPTRSVGTM, from the coding sequence GTGGGAACGCATCCCGCGACGCTCCTGCGTCGCGTATTGGTGGGGATCACGGACAAGCCGGAAGTCATTGTTGTATATGACCGCATGGAACGGAATCACCACAATGGATGTGCCGTGTTTCGAGACACGCGACGCAGGAGCGTCGCGGGATGCATTCCCACGCGGAGCGTGGGAACGATGTAA